The Paenibacillus uliginis N3/975 genome has a window encoding:
- a CDS encoding S1 family peptidase, whose amino-acid sequence MENDDEDDELNPPPQRTWIKKTIIVILALLLFGNLIAFIPQIYNLPSLRFLKKDSELSQEEQIQKYKQSVVNVSVGDRKGTGFNIAPSGLIITNQHVMADDKAGIIQFLHGKSYLADVIVSDIELDIAILKIRDDETNLPTLQLETETSYQEGDPINVIGNPLAFYRIATEGTVLGLTSSEKRELPMLMIQAPIHNGNSGSPVINKEGNVIAVVFATSNTTQGDQSITVGLAIPIDYLQKYAEIIFE is encoded by the coding sequence ATGGAGAACGACGATGAAGATGATGAGCTGAATCCTCCACCCCAAAGAACATGGATCAAAAAAACAATTATTGTGATTCTGGCCCTTCTACTTTTCGGCAATCTGATCGCTTTTATACCGCAGATATATAATCTGCCTTCACTCCGTTTTTTGAAAAAGGATTCAGAGTTATCGCAAGAGGAACAGATCCAGAAATATAAACAATCCGTTGTTAACGTCAGTGTCGGCGATAGAAAAGGCACAGGCTTTAATATCGCACCGAGCGGCCTCATTATTACGAATCAACATGTAATGGCAGATGACAAAGCTGGCATTATCCAGTTCCTTCATGGAAAATCATATCTGGCAGATGTCATCGTCAGTGACATAGAACTCGATATCGCCATACTTAAAATTAGAGACGATGAGACCAACCTGCCTACACTGCAACTGGAAACAGAGACATCGTATCAAGAGGGCGACCCTATAAATGTCATTGGCAATCCGTTAGCATTTTACCGAATCGCCACTGAAGGTACCGTGCTAGGATTGACTTCATCTGAGAAGCGTGAGCTTCCCATGCTTATGATACAGGCGCCTATCCATAACGGAAACAGCGGCAGCCCTGTGATCAACAAGGAGGGGAACGTTATCGCTGTTGTGTTCGCCACCTCAAATACGACACAGGGGGATCAATCCATCACCGTAGGGCTCGCCATACCAATCGATTATTTGCAGAAATATGCAGAGATAATTTTTGAATAA
- a CDS encoding pentapeptide repeat-containing protein, translated as MLSTSRTTSDSLKITSPKIPRQLEPILLTDCGIEDDACFRQVIFQDEQISYLNANKALFDQTVFQNVTLEHVSLKHVELTDVVFNHCDLSNADFSDAIIHRAQFNHCKILGLDLTAATIRNTSFNHCTGDYAALRFANMKQVSFRSTSLLKSDFYHSELYKVEFDEAIIDQAQFSGTKLAGIDLSRADFHNLGCTLEDLKGCIISPAQAILFTKIFGLVVKE; from the coding sequence ATGTTATCAACTTCCCGAACGACCAGTGACAGCCTAAAGATTACATCACCCAAAATCCCCAGACAGCTCGAACCCATCCTGCTGACGGACTGCGGAATAGAGGATGACGCTTGCTTTAGACAAGTCATCTTTCAGGACGAACAAATTTCATATCTCAATGCAAATAAAGCACTGTTCGACCAGACTGTGTTTCAAAATGTTACGCTTGAACATGTTTCACTAAAACATGTGGAACTGACCGACGTCGTGTTTAACCACTGTGATTTGTCCAATGCTGATTTTAGTGATGCTATTATTCACAGAGCTCAGTTTAACCACTGCAAAATACTCGGACTTGATCTTACAGCCGCAACGATTCGAAACACATCCTTTAACCACTGTACCGGAGATTACGCAGCCTTACGCTTTGCGAATATGAAGCAGGTGTCTTTCCGTTCCACCTCGCTACTCAAGTCGGATTTCTATCATTCTGAACTGTACAAAGTCGAATTTGATGAAGCAATCATCGATCAAGCTCAATTCTCTGGCACGAAATTAGCCGGAATTGACTTAAGCAGAGCGGATTTTCATAACCTGGGCTGTACGCTGGAGGATCTGAAGGGTTGTATTATATCTCCGGCTCAGGCAATTCTGTTTACGAAAATATTCGGGCTGGTTGTGAAAGAATAA
- a CDS encoding RNA polymerase sigma factor: MDSIEEHIRRVKAGEVDCFELIVETYKKQIYIYCCRMLGCRQDAQDAVQDIFIKAFTKIHLYEVKVSFSSWLYKIAYHHCLNMLRKRRVRIRVNRLIKPAGVAESAEQTLERRWFSEPLEYAITKLSDEERNLLVLRVFEDKPFTEIAQILDKNSSAVKKKYARMKQKVMKLIKEKGGAELCEIQDRRTKIEV, from the coding sequence TTGGACTCGATAGAGGAACACATAAGGCGTGTTAAAGCTGGTGAGGTGGATTGTTTCGAGCTGATCGTCGAAACGTACAAAAAACAAATATACATATACTGTTGCCGAATGCTCGGCTGCAGGCAGGATGCCCAGGACGCTGTTCAAGACATATTCATCAAGGCATTCACTAAGATCCACTTGTATGAAGTAAAGGTATCGTTCTCATCTTGGCTATACAAGATTGCTTATCATCACTGTCTCAATATGCTACGTAAGAGACGCGTTCGTATACGGGTGAATCGGCTTATTAAACCGGCAGGGGTCGCCGAAAGTGCGGAGCAGACGCTGGAACGCCGATGGTTCAGTGAGCCGCTGGAATATGCCATAACCAAGCTGTCGGATGAAGAACGTAATCTACTGGTGCTAAGAGTATTTGAAGATAAACCGTTTACGGAGATTGCTCAAATTCTGGATAAGAATTCAAGTGCAGTGAAGAAAAAATATGCACGGATGAAACAGAAAGTAATGAAGCTGATTAAGGAGAAAGGGGGGGCCGAGCTATGCGAGATCCAGGACAGACGGACCAAGATCGAGGTCTGA
- a CDS encoding ABC transporter ATP-binding protein → MNVSPIIETRNLSKSYGGTHRVHQINLAVQTGQIFGFLGPNGAGKTTTLKMLLGLIKPTEGTVNVFGKDLRNNRPDILNKTGSLIESPSYYGHLTGLENMRVMQHLRNVPSKNIDEALKIVRLENQKHKRADQYSLGMKQRLGIAMALLAFPSLLILDEPTNGLDPAGIGEIRELIKSLPKQYGMTILLSSHLLTEIEQIATSVGIISDGKLLFQGTMESLQASNKPKILIQTNDMARAEKVLLTQGYMPRILGKRLVLEYLREEEVARMNKLLVEHDIPVSRIEEHQKSLEDIFLDLTGKERSL, encoded by the coding sequence ATGAACGTTTCCCCTATAATTGAAACCCGTAATCTGTCCAAATCTTATGGCGGCACACATCGGGTACACCAGATTAATTTAGCTGTTCAAACTGGTCAGATTTTTGGCTTTCTCGGCCCTAACGGAGCCGGCAAAACCACAACGTTAAAAATGCTGCTTGGTCTTATCAAGCCTACTGAAGGCACAGTCAACGTGTTTGGTAAAGATTTGAGGAACAATCGCCCAGACATTCTGAACAAAACAGGTTCTCTTATCGAGTCTCCATCATATTACGGTCATCTGACCGGCTTGGAGAACATGAGAGTCATGCAGCACCTGCGGAACGTCCCGAGCAAAAATATTGATGAAGCACTCAAAATTGTTCGCCTTGAGAACCAGAAGCATAAACGAGCTGACCAGTATTCACTTGGTATGAAACAGCGTCTTGGTATTGCCATGGCCTTACTCGCATTTCCGAGTCTGCTGATCTTGGATGAACCTACGAACGGCCTTGATCCGGCAGGTATCGGCGAGATCCGGGAATTAATCAAGTCACTCCCTAAGCAATACGGGATGACCATTCTGCTCTCCAGTCATCTGTTGACAGAGATCGAACAGATCGCTACTTCTGTAGGCATTATCAGTGACGGCAAACTTCTTTTTCAAGGAACGATGGAAAGCCTTCAGGCAAGCAACAAGCCAAAGATACTTATTCAAACGAATGATATGGCCCGGGCTGAAAAAGTGCTTCTAACTCAAGGGTACATGCCCAGAATACTGGGAAAACGGCTTGTGCTCGAATATTTGCGCGAAGAAGAAGTAGCTCGGATGAACAAACTGCTGGTTGAACACGACATCCCCGTAAGTCGTATTGAGGAACACCAAAAAAGTCTGGAGGATATTTTTCTTGATCTTACCGGAAAGGAGCGGAGTCTGTGA
- a CDS encoding serine hydrolase domain-containing protein, giving the protein MNLNTVHNQLYDLSKLETMLHEDHIAWSFRNMNQIMPKNDIQAPEHKFLFQENEQPLSEINYEFDGRSIKVSDYLQKVFATGFLVIKDDTIVTEQYFNGYNEHSTAMSMSVAKSIVSALIGIAFDEGAMNDVHDPVTLYLPELIGSGFDGASIKDILQMSSGVRFNEDYSDKDAEIHTFLSDVFGEKAVPISEYVQKLTRLEAPGRFQYKSVDTQILCMLIERTTGKKASAYLEEKIWQPLGMEHDAYWNTDLHGTEIAFTFVNVTLRDYAKFGRLYLHNGDWNGRQIVSKDWVKQSVTLDGRADLLPGAANDFFGYQYQWWVPQDSNGTEFMARGIYGQHIYVNQKERTVIVKTGVDPTIFNVHDYEAVTAYRTIIEHLK; this is encoded by the coding sequence ATGAATTTGAATACTGTACATAATCAACTTTACGATTTAAGCAAATTAGAAACGATGCTGCACGAAGACCATATCGCGTGGAGCTTTAGAAATATGAACCAGATTATGCCCAAAAACGATATTCAAGCCCCAGAACACAAATTTCTGTTTCAAGAAAACGAACAGCCGTTAAGCGAAATAAATTATGAATTCGACGGCAGAAGCATCAAAGTCTCGGATTATTTGCAAAAGGTGTTCGCCACCGGGTTTCTGGTCATAAAAGACGATACGATTGTGACCGAGCAGTATTTTAACGGGTATAATGAGCATTCGACTGCGATGTCTATGTCCGTGGCTAAATCGATAGTTTCCGCATTAATCGGCATTGCGTTTGATGAAGGGGCAATGAACGATGTTCATGATCCCGTGACCTTATATTTGCCGGAGTTAATCGGAAGCGGCTTTGACGGGGCGAGTATTAAGGATATACTGCAAATGTCTTCCGGCGTTCGCTTTAATGAAGATTACAGTGACAAAGATGCGGAAATTCACACTTTCTTGAGTGATGTGTTCGGCGAAAAGGCTGTTCCCATTTCTGAATACGTACAAAAACTGACAAGATTGGAGGCGCCTGGACGTTTCCAATATAAAAGCGTTGATACTCAAATTTTGTGCATGCTAATTGAAAGAACAACCGGAAAGAAAGCCTCTGCTTATTTGGAAGAAAAAATATGGCAGCCGCTTGGCATGGAACACGATGCTTATTGGAACACCGATCTGCATGGCACCGAGATAGCATTCACGTTCGTTAACGTGACACTTCGGGATTACGCCAAGTTCGGAAGACTTTATTTACATAATGGAGATTGGAATGGCCGCCAAATCGTATCTAAAGATTGGGTCAAGCAATCGGTTACGCTCGACGGCCGGGCGGATTTGCTACCTGGGGCAGCTAATGATTTCTTTGGGTACCAATACCAATGGTGGGTTCCTCAAGACAGCAACGGCACTGAATTTATGGCGCGCGGCATTTACGGGCAGCATATTTATGTGAACCAGAAGGAACGCACGGTTATCGTTAAAACCGGAGTTGATCCGACGATATTTAATGTTCATGATTACGAGGCGGTCACTGCTTACCGCACGATCATCGAGCATTTGAAATGA
- a CDS encoding sensor histidine kinase: MDGVVRILRRFVGSTILVSLMLLLFNLILLGSLIFKEIHTQPSPESVVEQIAAGLEGKDGNYTLAPQAISLLDSNQAWAMLLNSEGKMKWSDRLPEEIPHTYSITDVAKFSRYYLKEYPVYVWEHKEGLLVVGYPKNSYGKYQFNFLTDWLKSLPIRILLLLVCNVALALLLSVLIGTRLIRGIRPLINGIQSLAKEKPVHVETKGIFYDLSESINATSNILQSKNDALKARDEARSNWISGISHDIRTPLSMILGYASELEDQPGLTTEQKQQAGIIRRQGERLRSLVSDLNLVSMLEYEMQPLHLKQIRFSVMARQVATEFLNNGLDERYSITLNIQEESLYIMGDERLLYRAVTNLVHNSVLHNPEGCEIMLETLRSPKDSFYLFVVSDNGTGIPKEYLSDVVVLPYTTGRIRPVRQGHGLGLPMVARIAQAHQGQLMLESDTGQGLTAVIKLPAP; encoded by the coding sequence ATGGATGGAGTTGTCCGAATTTTACGGCGATTTGTCGGATCGACAATTCTGGTTTCTTTGATGTTACTGCTATTCAACCTGATTCTACTTGGTTCTCTTATATTTAAGGAAATCCATACACAGCCATCACCGGAGTCAGTTGTAGAGCAAATTGCCGCGGGGCTCGAAGGTAAGGATGGAAACTATACCTTGGCTCCACAGGCGATAAGTCTCCTGGATTCGAATCAGGCTTGGGCCATGCTACTGAATTCAGAGGGGAAGATGAAGTGGAGTGACCGGCTCCCTGAAGAGATTCCCCATACCTATAGCATCACGGATGTGGCCAAGTTTTCACGTTATTATCTAAAAGAATATCCCGTTTATGTATGGGAGCATAAAGAAGGATTGCTGGTTGTGGGCTATCCTAAAAACAGTTATGGAAAATATCAATTTAATTTTTTGACTGACTGGCTCAAGTCGCTACCTATAAGAATTTTGTTATTGCTGGTGTGTAATGTGGCGTTGGCCTTATTGCTATCGGTGCTGATCGGTACCCGACTCATTCGCGGCATAAGGCCCCTGATTAACGGAATTCAATCACTTGCGAAGGAGAAGCCGGTTCATGTCGAAACCAAGGGGATTTTTTACGATTTATCAGAAAGTATAAATGCTACGTCCAATATCTTGCAGAGTAAAAATGACGCTCTTAAAGCGAGGGATGAAGCACGTTCCAATTGGATTTCAGGGATTTCCCACGATATACGTACACCGCTGTCGATGATTCTGGGTTATGCCAGTGAACTGGAGGACCAGCCGGGGCTGACGACTGAACAGAAGCAGCAGGCTGGCATTATACGCCGCCAAGGGGAGAGGCTGCGTTCTCTGGTGAGTGACTTGAACCTTGTTTCTATGCTTGAGTACGAAATGCAGCCGCTTCACTTGAAGCAAATCAGGTTTTCGGTTATGGCTAGACAGGTGGCAACTGAATTTCTGAATAATGGCCTGGATGAACGTTATTCGATTACATTAAATATCCAAGAAGAGAGCCTATACATTATGGGGGATGAGAGATTATTGTATCGTGCTGTAACGAATCTTGTACATAACAGCGTGCTGCATAACCCGGAAGGATGCGAGATTATGCTGGAAACCTTACGGTCACCGAAAGATTCCTTTTATCTATTTGTAGTTTCTGATAACGGGACTGGCATCCCCAAAGAGTATTTATCCGACGTTGTTGTGCTTCCCTATACTACAGGGCGTATCCGTCCCGTTCGCCAGGGGCATGGTCTTGGGCTTCCTATGGTTGCACGCATCGCGCAAGCTCACCAGGGTCAACTTATGCTAGAGAGTGACACTGGACAAGGGTTAACTGCTGTGATAAAATTGCCTGCGCCATAG
- a CDS encoding ABC transporter ATP-binding protein, producing the protein MDSWFFYTHLKDWGLSKMLKKCLLYFKWWIFLYTFLGFTIQFLSSLGIVVFQKILDQAVKINSLGEISNLIIIYGVLLGGTVIFNYLDEYPSTHLSNSITERLKIIALSKISRIDYQAYQDIGTGQMIKVIENGASAGNSIIFSFFLRTVHELLPTILFSLFFISFYDIRIMLVIAVGYVVIFFVTNMLLKYLYKIKSTILKEQENMSRYSIRGFMELVVFRTNKRYDKEINKLTQTASKIVNKSSQLKMIHESFFAIFELFITLIKIIILIYGIKSILAGETSIGIMVALFLFIDKIYTPIAIFNILFVDYKLNKVAYKRFENFINAPEDKNLESGVAVNEIKGNIEFRNVSFHYGKVRTLNNLSFSIEQEMSVAFVGLSGGGKSTIIKLIVGLLKKNEGNILLDGTDIDDINLNSYYDQISYLSQDTPIFDTTIRGNVDFDHTISDEEIYDILEKVHLKEKILELPEKLDALVGEKGVKLSGGERQRLAFARIILQKRNVLILDEPVSALDNITEKSIMETIFNEFKGKTIIIIAHRLNFIKDVDKIIVVGNGSVVGDGKFDYLIEHCDSFKELWSKKALMK; encoded by the coding sequence GTGGACTCCTGGTTTTTTTATACTCATTTAAAAGATTGGGGTTTATCTAAAATGTTGAAAAAGTGTCTTTTGTACTTTAAATGGTGGATATTTCTATATACTTTTTTAGGTTTTACAATTCAATTTTTAAGCAGTTTAGGGATTGTTGTCTTCCAAAAAATATTAGATCAAGCTGTGAAAATCAACAGTTTAGGGGAAATATCAAATTTAATCATTATTTATGGGGTATTGTTAGGTGGAACGGTTATCTTCAATTATCTTGACGAATATCCTAGTACACATTTATCGAATAGTATAACAGAAAGATTAAAAATTATTGCATTATCCAAAATATCAAGAATTGATTATCAGGCGTATCAAGATATTGGTACTGGACAAATGATTAAGGTTATTGAAAATGGTGCATCAGCTGGGAATAGTATCATTTTCTCTTTTTTCCTTAGAACAGTACATGAGTTATTACCAACCATTCTGTTTAGCTTATTCTTTATTAGTTTTTATGACATAAGAATTATGTTGGTTATTGCAGTTGGATATGTCGTAATCTTTTTTGTAACGAATATGCTTTTGAAATATTTGTATAAAATTAAGTCAACAATCCTCAAAGAACAAGAAAATATGTCTAGATACTCAATACGTGGATTTATGGAATTGGTCGTTTTTAGAACAAATAAAAGATATGATAAAGAGATAAATAAACTGACCCAAACAGCAAGCAAAATAGTAAATAAAAGTTCTCAACTTAAGATGATACATGAATCTTTCTTTGCAATTTTCGAGCTGTTTATTACACTTATAAAAATAATTATATTGATTTACGGCATAAAAAGCATTCTAGCAGGTGAGACATCGATTGGGATTATGGTCGCATTATTTTTGTTTATTGACAAAATTTATACACCTATTGCAATTTTCAATATTTTATTTGTAGATTATAAGCTTAATAAAGTTGCGTATAAAAGATTTGAGAATTTTATTAATGCTCCAGAAGATAAAAATTTAGAATCTGGAGTAGCAGTTAATGAAATTAAAGGGAATATTGAATTTAGGAATGTATCCTTTCATTATGGAAAAGTTAGAACATTGAACAATTTATCATTTTCTATTGAGCAAGAAATGTCTGTCGCTTTTGTCGGATTAAGTGGGGGTGGAAAATCTACTATTATAAAGTTAATTGTAGGATTACTAAAAAAGAATGAAGGTAATATTTTATTGGATGGTACTGATATTGATGATATTAATTTGAATAGTTATTATGATCAGATCTCATATTTATCACAAGATACTCCTATTTTTGATACTACAATTAGGGGCAATGTTGATTTTGATCATACTATTTCAGACGAAGAAATCTATGATATCTTGGAAAAAGTTCATTTAAAGGAAAAAATATTAGAATTACCAGAAAAGTTAGATGCTTTGGTCGGCGAGAAAGGGGTAAAATTATCAGGAGGAGAAAGACAACGATTAGCATTTGCCAGAATTATTTTACAAAAACGAAATGTTTTAATACTTGATGAACCTGTGTCAGCACTTGATAATATTACTGAGAAAAGCATAATGGAAACCATTTTCAATGAATTCAAGGGCAAAACAATAATCATTATTGCACACAGACTAAATTTCATAAAAGATGTTGACAAGATAATTGTGGTGGGGAATGGTTCTGTCGTTGGTGATGGCAAATTTGATTATTTAATAGAACATTGTGACTCATTTAAAGAGTTATGGAGTAAAAAAGCCTTAATGAAATAA
- a CDS encoding YolD-like family protein, with the protein MAKSKVAKRPTRDEFVLEELGNQLTEAYQEESEIVLTVWGWEEAVRGKIDQMDSRTGKVHIKKSGGITKVPFMDIMQVNYPRD; encoded by the coding sequence ATGGCTAAATCCAAAGTAGCAAAAAGACCAACAAGAGATGAGTTTGTGTTAGAAGAACTCGGAAATCAACTCACAGAGGCTTATCAAGAGGAATCAGAGATAGTTTTAACTGTTTGGGGATGGGAAGAGGCTGTTCGTGGCAAGATCGATCAGATGGACTCCAGGACAGGCAAAGTACACATCAAAAAGAGTGGTGGTATTACGAAAGTTCCTTTCATGGATATCATGCAAGTTAATTATCCGAGGGATTAA
- a CDS encoding YitT family protein, with amino-acid sequence MSQNYYLPFISKPIKTVLKPLQEIGVILFSSLLVAAGLNLFLIPHQLLSGGVTGVASIIGYITGWNISVVYFLLNVPLIFWGWKAVGRRYIVLSCVSVVSATWFMAMIPVIQITKDPILAAVFGGIISAAGIGFSLRVGGSTGGFDILGSIVTRKWDVPMGNFLFLLNGIVILTLGIFRSWDLALYSMLSTFVKGKVVDIIHVGHIKVTCFIITKQKDQMLCQLRKLHHGITCIHTEGGYSEQENYTLMTVTTRYELAAVRKTVVQTDPDAFMNVVQSTEIVGRFARPKL; translated from the coding sequence ATGAGTCAAAATTATTACTTACCGTTCATTAGTAAACCGATCAAAACTGTGCTCAAACCATTGCAGGAGATTGGAGTAATTCTCTTCTCCTCCCTGCTTGTGGCGGCTGGTCTCAATTTGTTCCTGATTCCCCATCAGCTTTTATCCGGTGGGGTTACGGGGGTTGCTTCCATCATTGGTTATATAACCGGGTGGAATATTTCCGTCGTATATTTTTTGCTTAATGTCCCTCTCATCTTCTGGGGATGGAAGGCGGTCGGACGGAGATATATCGTCCTTAGCTGCGTCTCGGTCGTCAGCGCCACTTGGTTTATGGCTATGATTCCTGTTATCCAGATAACCAAAGACCCTATTCTGGCCGCCGTATTCGGCGGCATCATCTCGGCGGCGGGCATCGGCTTTTCGCTGCGGGTCGGCGGCTCTACAGGCGGGTTCGATATCCTCGGCTCCATCGTAACGCGCAAATGGGACGTTCCGATGGGCAACTTCTTGTTCCTCTTGAACGGCATAGTGATTTTGACACTTGGCATTTTCCGGAGCTGGGACCTGGCGCTTTACTCCATGTTATCTACGTTTGTGAAGGGAAAAGTGGTCGACATAATTCATGTCGGGCATATCAAGGTCACCTGCTTCATCATAACAAAGCAAAAAGATCAGATGCTTTGTCAGCTGCGCAAGCTGCACCATGGAATAACGTGCATCCATACGGAGGGGGGGTACAGCGAGCAAGAAAACTACACGCTTATGACGGTAACCACCCGTTATGAATTGGCGGCCGTCCGAAAAACGGTAGTCCAAACTGACCCTGACGCTTTTATGAATGTGGTGCAGTCCACGGAAATTGTCGGACGTTTTGCGAGACCGAAGCTTTAG
- a CDS encoding kanamycin nucleotidyltransferase C-terminal domain-containing protein produces MLNVFDVSDALVNHIRTHFSDDIAIIAYYGSYAQGTATKRSDLDFFFIPATSDGYRASIQFIVNDISFDFWPIGWERAEKMALMEDSKTTIIADSRILYVRSDEDHARFMKLREKINDMQDPKNGQHLTERAEALLHDVYVHLYKMRRNEESDSLTLFRIEAYEVLTKVLECLALLNQTFYTKGWGKNMDQIMRLPLKPARLEMLIDAIMTAKVASKVRQACEELVSDTLELVLIKKETYTTSPSYPDRMLGYYEEVKGVLDKVVTACEKNDYSTAFYGAIGVQDQIAHFLYFAEKGHWPSPLDHTMVYLDLYKELGFPNLINLLNPDDLTPLQTAIENLDKLLECHLKNHEVKVNRFASLEEFKAFLIIKQTS; encoded by the coding sequence TTGTTAAACGTATTTGACGTTTCGGACGCGTTAGTGAATCATATCAGGACCCATTTTTCAGATGACATTGCTATAATTGCTTACTATGGTTCGTATGCTCAAGGAACAGCAACAAAACGGTCGGATTTAGACTTTTTCTTCATTCCAGCAACGTCTGATGGTTACCGTGCGAGCATTCAGTTTATTGTGAATGATATTAGTTTTGATTTTTGGCCTATTGGTTGGGAACGGGCTGAGAAAATGGCTCTAATGGAGGACTCAAAAACTACGATTATTGCGGACAGTCGTATACTGTACGTTCGATCAGATGAAGACCATGCTCGTTTTATGAAGCTGCGAGAGAAGATCAACGATATGCAAGATCCAAAGAATGGACAGCATCTCACAGAGAGAGCTGAAGCGCTGTTGCACGATGTCTATGTACACTTATATAAAATGAGACGGAATGAGGAGTCTGATAGTTTGACCTTATTCCGTATAGAAGCGTACGAAGTTTTAACGAAAGTACTTGAATGTCTTGCACTATTAAACCAGACTTTTTATACAAAGGGCTGGGGCAAAAACATGGATCAGATTATGCGACTTCCATTGAAACCAGCTCGTTTAGAAATGTTGATTGACGCAATCATGACAGCTAAGGTTGCTTCAAAAGTTCGACAAGCTTGTGAAGAGCTAGTATCGGATACTCTTGAATTGGTTTTGATTAAAAAGGAAACATACACCACTTCTCCTTCTTATCCGGACAGAATGTTGGGATATTACGAAGAGGTGAAAGGGGTACTAGATAAGGTTGTAACAGCATGTGAAAAAAACGATTATTCAACAGCCTTTTACGGGGCTATTGGTGTACAGGATCAAATTGCTCACTTCCTTTATTTCGCTGAAAAGGGGCATTGGCCAAGCCCATTAGATCACACTATGGTCTATCTGGATTTATATAAAGAGCTTGGGTTTCCCAACCTAATCAATCTTCTTAACCCTGATGACTTAACACCACTTCAAACAGCAATAGAAAATTTAGACAAACTTTTAGAATGCCATCTCAAAAACCATGAAGTCAAAGTAAACCGATTTGCATCTCTTGAAGAATTCAAAGCTTTTCTGATAATAAAACAGACCAGCTGA
- a CDS encoding response regulator transcription factor, translating to MMKNKKILIVDDEPEIREMIERFLRKEGFFRIYTAKDYNTALSICRLEKPDMAILDVMLPDGDGFSLLSSIRSFSDMPVLFLSARGEDEDRLLGLGMGADDYMVKPFLPRELILRLMAILKRVYASNVVERLPVFRLGGQLIDLESAVVKREETELSLTAKEHSILIKLYENQGRIVTSDALCQAVWGDDCYGYENTLMVHVRRIREKIEEDPSNPAFLLTVRGLGYKLMVQECR from the coding sequence ATGATGAAGAATAAAAAAATATTGATTGTTGATGATGAACCGGAGATTCGGGAAATGATTGAGCGATTCTTGCGGAAAGAGGGCTTTTTTCGTATTTACACAGCAAAGGATTATAACACTGCGTTGTCCATTTGCAGGCTGGAGAAACCAGATATGGCCATTCTGGATGTTATGCTGCCTGACGGAGACGGGTTTTCGCTTCTCTCATCAATCCGATCTTTTTCGGACATGCCTGTGCTGTTTCTGTCTGCGCGTGGCGAGGATGAGGATCGGCTGTTGGGCCTAGGGATGGGGGCTGACGATTATATGGTTAAACCTTTTTTGCCGAGGGAACTGATTTTGCGGCTGATGGCTATTCTGAAGCGGGTGTATGCTTCCAATGTTGTCGAGAGACTACCTGTTTTTCGACTCGGTGGACAGTTAATCGATTTGGAAAGTGCTGTAGTAAAGAGAGAAGAGACAGAATTATCACTGACAGCTAAAGAGCACTCCATCCTGATTAAGTTGTATGAGAATCAGGGCCGAATTGTAACAAGTGATGCTTTATGCCAAGCGGTATGGGGAGATGACTGCTATGGTTACGAGAATACATTAATGGTTCATGTTCGAAGAATTCGGGAAAAAATAGAAGAGGACCCTTCTAACCCCGCATTTTTGCTAACGGTAAGAGGTTTAGGTTACAAGCTTATGGTACAGGAGTGCCGCTAA